One genomic region from Leptospira tipperaryensis encodes:
- a CDS encoding c-di-GMP phosphodiesterase: MDAQKDLQKFDFTEEIIQHFKINSVIPVDFYNRNGQILIHKKENANGEDITKLLKFESQGIYFLKSEFEKISGGKQATGPNSVNGREVSFSKLVNSDLTVDLAKNASGFLSELKKFPLNGGQVRQLNKSIDGILDDFKSTPDMENGLVNIIEVMSAAGVPMDSEILTKRTVISMAMKVRAGKAFTKVDMEQKKLDQMNLMMSSYLADVGYTQMKIPIQKDLKTEEFEYIKNHPIISYLMVANLPDLDDSIKTLVLNHHRPHKGEGMNNNYPQPKILVQKLNLYKEKYKDDPKRTVLVADIQKQIRNILTNNLPMDDIGVISIAGEFASLTTRQEWRDAYEPLVAMKLILNNSFFAYNEKTLRDFYDHIGLSLCNNQPFIREGDFVIVVTQDSNQKVFFEVCIIREMYRTLIRPMLERIGTIRPNFSNMGKLRISGFDLSSFKLDRRKAIFNLEKNQDPRRIVYVLDPELDGYLYEELVKQTGEIPKESA, encoded by the coding sequence ATGGACGCACAAAAAGATTTACAGAAGTTCGATTTCACTGAAGAAATCATTCAACATTTTAAGATTAACAGCGTCATTCCTGTAGACTTTTACAACAGGAACGGTCAGATCCTCATTCACAAAAAAGAAAATGCAAACGGAGAAGATATAACCAAACTTCTCAAGTTTGAAAGTCAGGGGATTTATTTTCTCAAATCGGAATTTGAAAAAATTTCCGGAGGTAAACAAGCCACCGGCCCGAATAGCGTCAACGGCAGAGAAGTCAGTTTTTCTAAATTAGTTAATTCTGATCTTACCGTTGATCTTGCGAAGAATGCTTCCGGCTTTTTATCTGAACTGAAAAAGTTCCCTCTAAACGGAGGACAGGTAAGACAACTCAATAAATCCATCGACGGAATTTTGGATGACTTTAAATCCACTCCGGATATGGAAAACGGTCTCGTTAACATCATAGAAGTTATGAGCGCGGCCGGCGTGCCGATGGACTCTGAAATTTTAACAAAACGGACCGTGATTTCGATGGCGATGAAGGTGAGAGCCGGTAAGGCTTTTACTAAAGTCGATATGGAACAGAAAAAACTGGATCAAATGAATTTGATGATGTCTTCTTATTTAGCCGACGTCGGTTATACTCAGATGAAAATTCCGATTCAGAAAGATCTGAAAACGGAAGAATTTGAATATATTAAAAATCATCCAATCATCAGTTATCTCATGGTTGCAAATCTTCCCGACCTTGACGATAGTATTAAAACTTTGGTTCTCAATCATCACCGCCCTCACAAGGGCGAAGGGATGAATAACAATTATCCGCAACCGAAAATACTCGTACAAAAACTCAATCTTTATAAAGAAAAATACAAAGACGATCCGAAACGCACCGTGTTGGTGGCAGATATTCAAAAACAAATTCGGAATATTCTTACAAACAATCTTCCGATGGATGATATCGGTGTGATTTCAATCGCGGGTGAATTTGCGTCTTTAACCACAAGACAGGAATGGAGAGATGCATACGAACCTTTGGTTGCGATGAAGCTGATTTTGAATAATAGTTTTTTTGCATATAATGAGAAAACGCTGAGAGATTTTTACGATCATATCGGATTATCTCTTTGTAATAACCAACCTTTCATTCGAGAAGGGGATTTTGTAATCGTAGTAACTCAAGATTCCAATCAAAAGGTATTCTTTGAAGTCTGTATCATTCGGGAAATGTATCGAACTCTGATTCGTCCTATGCTGGAAAGAATCGGAACGATCCGCCCTAATTTCAGCAATATGGGAAAACTAAGAATTTCGGGATTTGATCTGAGTTCTTTCAAGTTGGATCGAAGAAAGGCAATTTTCAATTTGGAGAAGAATCAGGATCCAAGAAGAATCGTTTACGTTCTCGATCCGGAGCTGGACGGATATCTTTATGAAGAATTGGTCAAACAGACCGGAGAAATTCCGAAAGAAAGCGCATAA
- a CDS encoding ABC transporter ATP-binding protein, with protein sequence MKRPLEYNPEQLIQKSDPLPLDKEKGSSKKWKAPNPKKEKPSSENEGAPGLLIFGLFRFVKKYRGRIFIIIALLCFEIGFYASIPFSFKYLIDEALINRNQNALYWIGAYLAVGTVTFAILGTLRDYLYNWASSRIIQDLRLQMYEHLDQLSLDFFSNNKLGDILSRFFNDLASLEHALLAFIPWGLGPLLEAFFGTILLFLLDWKLALIALLIWPISFLGPGFLSRKSTEISYSRKLEEAQVLSMVEESISAQNLIRAYDLSDYFFNRFKNNCEKLFQVSLRLGLTNSYLERSAGSGILILQGVLLLAGTAFAYNNTLSIGTLAAFLPPFLNLSYSLLYLSQYLPALNHASGSAKRILELLRAPVFESDLEESSIPELKQEIRFENVHFRYKGRSKNLSDISLSIPKGSYTAIVGGSGVGKSTFIKLLLGMVQPNEGKILFDGIDLNSVSRSSVRSLVGVVFQETFLFNTTIFENIRIGKPSASLEEVIEAAKRAEIHELILSLPMGYETNTGDRGTKLSGGERQRIAIARAFLRNPQILLLDEATSSLDPVTEARIMKTLSLLREGRTVISVTHRLSTIREADQVFQIRNGKLERFAVPEPEQHAMVL encoded by the coding sequence ATGAAAAGACCTCTCGAATACAACCCGGAACAGCTGATCCAAAAATCGGACCCCTTGCCTCTTGATAAGGAAAAAGGATCTTCGAAAAAATGGAAAGCCCCGAATCCCAAAAAAGAAAAACCTTCGTCGGAAAACGAGGGTGCGCCCGGGTTATTGATTTTCGGACTTTTCCGTTTTGTTAAAAAGTATAGGGGAAGAATCTTTATCATCATCGCGCTTCTTTGTTTTGAGATAGGTTTTTACGCGAGTATTCCTTTTAGTTTTAAATATCTCATCGATGAAGCGCTCATCAATCGAAATCAAAACGCTCTCTACTGGATCGGCGCCTACTTGGCTGTGGGAACCGTCACGTTTGCGATCTTAGGAACGCTGAGAGATTATCTCTACAACTGGGCTTCTTCCAGAATCATTCAAGACCTTCGGTTGCAGATGTATGAACATCTGGATCAATTGAGTCTGGATTTTTTCTCAAACAATAAATTAGGCGATATTCTTTCTCGATTTTTTAACGACCTTGCGTCTTTGGAACACGCGTTACTCGCCTTTATACCCTGGGGTCTTGGTCCTTTGCTCGAAGCGTTTTTCGGAACCATTCTTCTTTTTCTTTTGGATTGGAAATTGGCGCTCATCGCTTTGTTGATCTGGCCGATCAGCTTTTTAGGACCCGGTTTTCTTTCTAGAAAATCCACTGAGATCAGTTATTCTCGAAAATTAGAAGAAGCTCAAGTATTGAGTATGGTGGAAGAATCTATCTCAGCCCAGAATCTTATCCGCGCTTACGACTTAAGCGATTATTTCTTCAACCGATTTAAGAATAACTGCGAAAAACTTTTTCAAGTTTCTTTGAGGCTTGGTCTTACAAATTCTTATCTGGAACGTTCCGCAGGATCCGGAATTCTAATACTTCAGGGAGTTCTTTTGTTGGCCGGGACGGCGTTCGCCTATAACAATACGTTGAGCATCGGAACTCTCGCCGCATTCCTACCTCCATTCTTAAATTTGAGTTATTCCCTTTTATATCTTTCTCAATATCTTCCCGCGTTGAACCACGCAAGCGGATCAGCAAAAAGAATATTAGAATTATTGCGTGCTCCTGTCTTTGAATCGGATCTGGAAGAATCTTCTATTCCCGAATTGAAACAAGAGATTCGTTTTGAAAACGTTCACTTCCGTTACAAAGGGAGATCTAAAAATCTGAGCGATATATCTCTCAGCATTCCAAAAGGAAGTTACACGGCGATCGTGGGCGGTTCCGGAGTGGGTAAAAGTACTTTTATCAAACTCCTTCTCGGAATGGTTCAACCGAACGAAGGAAAAATTTTGTTCGACGGAATCGATTTGAATTCGGTCTCCAGAAGTTCGGTTCGATCTCTGGTCGGAGTTGTATTCCAAGAAACGTTTCTTTTCAATACTACGATCTTTGAAAATATCCGAATCGGAAAACCGAGCGCTTCCTTAGAAGAGGTAATTGAAGCCGCAAAACGCGCTGAAATTCACGAGCTGATTCTTTCGCTTCCGATGGGTTACGAAACCAACACGGGAGACCGAGGAACAAAACTCTCCGGCGGAGAACGGCAAAGAATCGCGATCGCTCGCGCTTTTTTAAGAAATCCTCAGATTCTTCTTTTGGACGAGGCGACCTCTTCTTTGGATCCAGTGACCGAAGCAAGAATTATGAAAACACTTTCCTTATTGAGAGAAGGAAGAACCGTAATCTCAGTCACACACAGACTATCCACGATTCGAGAAGCGGATCAAGTCTTTCAGATAAGAAACGGAAAACTCGAAAGATTCGCCGTTCCAGAACCGGAACAACACGCGATGGTTCTTTAA
- a CDS encoding SET domain-containing protein, with the protein MLLVPTYIADSPIGGFGLFAGRDIQKGELVWKYHPKTVWVLTDQELNSLPPAIQEMFRTYSYQTDGKWFYCSDNSKFMNHSDDPNTKEDFTSDHTNPMGQDSATRLIRMGEELTCNYKLFDENWNIKLESAS; encoded by the coding sequence ATGCTTTTAGTGCCCACATACATAGCCGATTCTCCGATCGGAGGCTTTGGTCTTTTCGCCGGAAGAGACATTCAAAAAGGTGAATTGGTTTGGAAATATCATCCGAAAACCGTCTGGGTTCTCACCGATCAAGAACTCAATTCTCTGCCACCGGCGATTCAAGAAATGTTCCGCACGTATTCTTATCAAACGGATGGGAAATGGTTCTACTGCTCCGATAATTCCAAGTTTATGAACCACAGCGACGACCCGAATACCAAAGAAGATTTTACGAGCGATCATACCAATCCCATGGGCCAAGACAGTGCGACGAGATTGATTCGGATGGGAGAAGAGCTTACCTGTAACTATAAACTCTTCGATGAAAATTGGAATATTAAACTCGAATCAGCTTCCTAA
- a CDS encoding ACT domain-containing protein, with the protein MINFHYKEENGLYTVTLKTSETAPGTLHKMVKAMFFMGWEIVSGDIQTIEEKGQSYSYDVFTLKSEETDSKIKASKLGILMSSVFTEDSALEEIIHHSSEIDLRNTYHLSNDSKLDFEDIEDGTRTKLYLEAPDRKGLLYFVTGVLKENGINIHSATIRTDRTGNQAQDTFVLSDSKGGAFAGSSLEERLSRNILEISLNSSWK; encoded by the coding sequence ATGATTAACTTTCACTACAAAGAGGAAAACGGACTTTACACTGTGACCCTCAAAACGTCCGAAACGGCTCCCGGAACTCTTCATAAGATGGTGAAAGCAATGTTCTTTATGGGTTGGGAAATTGTTTCCGGCGATATTCAGACGATTGAAGAAAAGGGTCAGTCTTACAGTTATGATGTTTTTACTCTAAAGTCCGAAGAAACGGATTCTAAAATCAAAGCTTCCAAATTAGGAATTCTTATGTCCTCGGTATTTACCGAAGATTCCGCATTGGAAGAAATCATTCATCATTCGAGTGAAATCGATCTCAGAAATACATACCATCTTAGCAATGATTCTAAACTTGATTTTGAAGACATCGAAGACGGGACTCGAACAAAATTATATCTGGAAGCTCCCGATAGAAAAGGACTTCTTTATTTTGTTACCGGTGTTTTAAAAGAAAACGGAATTAACATTCATTCCGCAACGATTCGAACGGACCGAACCGGGAATCAAGCGCAGGATACGTTCGTTCTTTCGGATTCCAAAGGCGGAGCTTTTGCGGGTTCTTCGCTGGAAGAAAGACTCAGCAGGAATATTCTCGAAATCAGTTTGAATTCCTCTTGGAAGTAA
- a CDS encoding GAF domain-containing SpoIIE family protein phosphatase, translated as MTCAFCSEFKTPDGLFRNGRFFCRSCGREWILEKRKNQRLQPPTDTNFSNEILLEFLSLFNTSPSLSHLLESFTSLAFYKLGIPGVSVMIYEPRLDRMTVMSVKNQKSSLSRVAQHFEIKKGEDNGPLTECIEHCKSIYYKFADQKHKHFKQYARLNRTVAALAVPIHLNGEVLGIIIVDYNRDDPEKAENEKYFLELLAAQFAVTLKNRILFEVSQTQSRNFRSLHSAALRLSSLGFKYKVEIFRVILLSLTEFSENDLYSLFEWNKDNHTLFGHFLTGNITSPEIRMDVDMARQSTFKIRIQTTDEEADMIGDKERKISRKGLEPIPGEMSIPIKRYEFFLKEIFELTESKLAFSSDFPELEKFGMWGLNLAILPVVHTDKSDIVIILGKRKDRHFNAEELEVLNAFSIQAGISIQNYHLFDQRAQKERLDKEIEIAKELQKSLLPRKMPEHSGYEFAGTMVPARGVGGDYYDFITDPFNTETVICIGDVSGKGVPAGIVMATVRTIIHSLVRKKVSSWDIVNTVNTYIFQNYNDSPSPRFMSMTVIKWEMNRNEFLFSGAGQGTLYLLRNATQEIEEIPTGGIILGIDPDISKFENLNQFRMLAGDLLIMCTDGVLEASNQDGIQFESERFKKSILQFQGEALQAMLDGIVSEIRKFTGNQEQMDDITLAAIRRIR; from the coding sequence ATGACCTGTGCATTTTGCTCAGAATTTAAGACTCCGGACGGTTTATTCCGAAATGGACGCTTTTTCTGTCGATCATGCGGTAGAGAATGGATTTTAGAAAAAAGAAAGAATCAACGTCTCCAACCTCCGACAGATACAAACTTTAGTAATGAAATTCTCCTGGAGTTTTTATCCCTCTTCAACACAAGCCCTAGCCTAAGTCATCTCTTAGAAAGTTTTACTTCACTCGCGTTTTACAAATTGGGAATTCCAGGCGTGAGCGTCATGATCTACGAACCTCGTTTGGATCGGATGACGGTGATGTCCGTAAAAAATCAGAAGTCCTCCCTTTCCAGAGTAGCCCAACATTTTGAAATTAAGAAGGGAGAAGATAACGGACCGCTCACCGAATGTATCGAACACTGCAAATCGATTTATTATAAATTCGCGGATCAAAAACACAAACACTTCAAACAATACGCAAGACTCAACCGAACCGTCGCCGCTCTGGCGGTGCCAATTCATCTCAACGGAGAAGTTCTTGGAATCATAATCGTCGACTACAACCGAGACGATCCGGAGAAAGCCGAAAACGAAAAATACTTTTTGGAACTCCTCGCAGCACAGTTTGCGGTGACTCTCAAAAATCGCATTCTATTCGAAGTGTCTCAAACTCAGTCTAGAAATTTTAGATCCCTTCATTCCGCGGCGCTCCGACTTTCCTCCTTAGGATTCAAATATAAAGTCGAAATCTTTCGAGTGATTCTCCTTTCATTGACAGAATTTTCCGAGAACGATTTGTATTCTCTATTTGAATGGAACAAAGACAATCACACGCTCTTCGGTCATTTTCTTACCGGAAACATTACAAGTCCTGAAATTAGAATGGATGTCGATATGGCTCGACAATCCACTTTTAAAATAAGAATTCAGACAACCGATGAAGAAGCGGACATGATCGGAGATAAGGAAAGAAAAATTTCTCGCAAAGGACTCGAACCGATCCCGGGTGAAATGTCCATCCCGATCAAACGGTATGAATTTTTTCTAAAGGAAATTTTCGAACTTACTGAATCCAAACTCGCGTTCTCTTCCGATTTTCCCGAGTTGGAAAAATTCGGAATGTGGGGATTGAATCTCGCAATCCTTCCCGTTGTTCATACGGACAAATCCGATATAGTAATCATTCTTGGAAAACGAAAGGACCGTCATTTTAACGCGGAAGAATTAGAAGTTTTGAATGCATTTTCAATTCAGGCCGGAATTTCGATCCAGAATTATCATCTCTTCGATCAAAGGGCTCAAAAGGAAAGACTCGATAAAGAGATCGAGATCGCCAAGGAACTTCAAAAATCACTACTTCCTCGAAAAATGCCGGAACACAGCGGATATGAATTTGCGGGCACGATGGTGCCTGCAAGGGGTGTGGGCGGCGATTATTATGACTTTATCACGGACCCTTTCAACACGGAGACTGTCATTTGTATCGGAGACGTAAGCGGCAAAGGTGTCCCCGCCGGAATTGTGATGGCGACCGTAAGAACAATCATTCATTCTTTGGTTCGTAAGAAGGTAAGTTCTTGGGATATCGTTAATACCGTAAACACCTACATCTTTCAAAACTATAACGATTCACCTTCCCCTCGTTTTATGTCGATGACTGTCATAAAGTGGGAGATGAATCGTAATGAATTTCTTTTTAGCGGAGCGGGCCAGGGAACTCTTTATCTCCTGCGAAACGCGACACAAGAAATCGAAGAAATTCCGACAGGAGGAATCATCTTAGGAATCGATCCTGATATTTCCAAATTTGAAAACTTAAATCAATTTAGAATGTTGGCAGGAGATCTATTGATCATGTGCACTGACGGCGTTTTAGAAGCTTCGAATCAGGATGGAATTCAATTCGAATCCGAACGATTCAAAAAATCGATTCTCCAATTTCAAGGAGAAGCATTGCAAGCGATGTTAGACGGAATCGTTTCTGAAATACGCAAATTTACGGGCAACCAAGAACAGATGGACGATATTACTCTTGCCGCAATCCGAAGGATCCGATAG
- a CDS encoding sigma-54-dependent Fis family transcriptional regulator gives MNSTLDPDKLLDLILERCIQICEVGSGSLMLINEKENLLDIVTFRGMNPSIRTKVKLKVGEGITGIVAASGEGMIVSDVTANPHYISIKDDIMSELAVPMIVEDVVIGVISLDSSRKEAFNDEHLEIISTLANQAAQIFKNLQIFRQLEQKNKIQQVLIDISRTVTSTLVLQEIFEDIMDRLEKSLNLERGSIVLFEPEKAILRLEAASGLTAEEMEKGVYLPGEGVTGRVFETGEPIIVESIANDENFLNRVGNAAHFKNNPENVSFLAAPIKSDTDVLGVVSVYFVHKKYIDLKTYLDFLQVVASIIYQAIRIQKLIDEEKREISRENVLLKRELKNKYKFGSLIGKSKPMEKLFEMIHLVSDSRASVLITGESGTGKEMIASAIHYNSSRSDKPFIKINCAAIPENLLESELFGHKKGSFTGAVADKKGKFEMADTGTIFLDEIGEMDLNLQSKLLRVLQEKEIEAVGSVKPKKIDVRIIAATNANLEELISEKKFRPDLFYRLNVVNMVTPPLRERADDIPLLINHFIAKYAEENGKKINGVTREAHKLLMNYSWPGNVRELENVIERAVVLSQLEMLDIQDFSEINGRLLYGDEEFDPEVGDSEASVEIANSRFSSSHLDALDGRAIEVVVGEVEARLIKYAMKKFKYTKTRVAKFLGINRNTLDKKIKDLKIDY, from the coding sequence ATGAATTCAACTTTGGATCCGGACAAACTTTTGGATTTGATTTTGGAGCGTTGTATCCAGATCTGCGAAGTTGGTTCCGGTTCTTTGATGCTCATCAATGAAAAAGAGAATCTCCTCGATATCGTTACCTTTCGGGGAATGAACCCTTCTATTAGGACAAAGGTAAAACTAAAAGTCGGGGAAGGGATTACTGGAATCGTCGCGGCTTCCGGCGAAGGTATGATCGTTAGCGATGTTACCGCAAATCCGCATTACATTTCTATAAAAGACGACATTATGTCCGAGCTCGCGGTTCCTATGATCGTGGAAGACGTGGTGATTGGAGTCATCTCTTTGGATTCCAGCCGCAAAGAAGCATTCAATGACGAACACCTTGAAATCATTTCTACTCTTGCAAATCAAGCCGCTCAGATTTTTAAAAATTTACAGATATTCCGCCAATTAGAACAGAAAAATAAGATTCAACAAGTGCTCATAGATATTTCCAGAACCGTTACTTCTACTTTGGTTCTTCAGGAAATTTTCGAAGATATCATGGATCGTCTGGAAAAATCCCTGAATCTAGAAAGAGGAAGTATTGTTCTCTTTGAACCTGAGAAGGCGATTCTCAGATTAGAGGCGGCTTCCGGTCTGACCGCGGAGGAAATGGAGAAGGGAGTCTATCTTCCGGGCGAAGGTGTGACCGGCAGAGTTTTTGAAACCGGAGAACCGATCATCGTAGAATCCATCGCAAACGACGAAAACTTTTTGAATCGAGTCGGGAACGCCGCGCATTTTAAAAATAATCCCGAGAACGTTAGTTTTCTCGCGGCTCCCATCAAATCGGATACGGATGTTTTAGGCGTAGTAAGCGTTTATTTTGTTCATAAAAAATACATAGACTTAAAAACTTATTTAGATTTTTTGCAAGTAGTTGCTTCCATCATCTATCAGGCGATTCGAATCCAAAAGTTGATCGATGAAGAAAAAAGAGAAATCTCCAGAGAAAACGTCCTCTTAAAAAGAGAATTAAAGAACAAATATAAGTTCGGTTCCTTGATTGGAAAATCGAAACCGATGGAAAAATTGTTCGAGATGATTCATCTCGTTTCCGATTCTCGAGCTTCCGTTTTGATTACGGGAGAATCCGGAACCGGTAAGGAAATGATCGCTTCTGCGATTCATTATAACTCTTCCCGTTCCGATAAACCTTTTATCAAAATCAACTGCGCAGCGATTCCTGAGAATTTGCTTGAGAGTGAACTTTTTGGTCACAAGAAAGGATCCTTTACCGGCGCCGTCGCTGATAAAAAAGGAAAGTTTGAGATGGCCGATACGGGAACGATCTTTCTGGATGAAATCGGTGAAATGGATTTGAATCTACAATCCAAACTTTTAAGAGTTCTCCAAGAAAAAGAAATCGAGGCCGTCGGTTCCGTAAAACCGAAGAAGATCGACGTAAGAATCATCGCTGCCACAAACGCGAATCTCGAAGAATTGATCTCTGAGAAAAAATTCAGACCGGATCTTTTTTACAGACTCAACGTCGTTAATATGGTCACTCCTCCACTAAGAGAAAGAGCGGACGACATTCCTCTGTTGATCAATCACTTCATCGCAAAATACGCGGAAGAGAATGGAAAGAAAATCAACGGTGTAACAAGAGAAGCTCATAAACTTTTAATGAATTATAGCTGGCCTGGAAACGTTCGCGAACTCGAAAACGTGATCGAACGTGCGGTAGTTCTTTCTCAATTAGAAATGCTTGATATCCAAGATTTTTCCGAAATCAACGGAAGACTTCTCTATGGCGATGAAGAATTCGATCCGGAAGTGGGTGATTCCGAGGCATCCGTTGAAATCGCGAATTCTCGATTCTCTTCTTCTCATTTGGACGCCCTGGATGGAAGAGCGATTGAAGTCGTGGTCGGAGAAGTGGAAGCTCGTTTGATCAAATACGCGATGAAAAAGTTTAAATACACAAAAACGAGAGTCGCGAAATTCTTAGGAATCAACCGAAACACCCTCGATAAGAAAATTAAGGATCTTAAGATCGACTATTGA
- a CDS encoding DUF3095 domain-containing protein has protein sequence MIQTADKKPSVNTENFYKYLPFLSSFTEIIEPSNYYTVPDDWNLIVTDVVNSTDAIRNGNYKDVNIAGGVTAMAVSNLMGDMDYPFLFGGDGMTLLLPDSVLPGVKDILFSIRELVKNNFGLKLRAGIVNVGDLKRSGKELKLCKLKISEFYNQAILTGSALDAAENLVKKDDSTNPYIIPLTHKAKIKPDFTGFTCRWQDIPSHRGETVSFIIKLNPIQTSSDPGLLKLILDQIGILLGNDTQIHPLTEDGIKVDLSGKYYNKEATVHTGSKKGFLHFLRFLKIKVEGFAVNLAVKTQWKFGPKVNGMELRELRKSQIIASDFRKYDGTLKMVVACDTKSREAFIDFLQGLYKEGKLYFGYHISDRALMTCALHEGSVREVHFVDSADGGYALAAIQLKEQIRLGS, from the coding sequence ATGATCCAGACCGCGGATAAAAAACCAAGTGTAAATACTGAAAACTTCTATAAATATCTCCCGTTTCTTTCTTCTTTTACCGAAATCATCGAACCGTCCAATTACTACACTGTGCCCGACGATTGGAATCTGATCGTCACGGATGTTGTGAATTCTACCGATGCGATCCGCAACGGAAATTATAAAGACGTGAATATTGCCGGCGGTGTGACCGCGATGGCGGTTTCCAATTTGATGGGCGATATGGATTATCCGTTTTTATTCGGCGGAGACGGAATGACTCTTCTTTTGCCGGACAGCGTTCTTCCCGGAGTAAAAGATATTCTATTCTCCATTCGAGAATTGGTAAAAAATAATTTTGGATTAAAGCTGAGAGCGGGGATCGTAAACGTAGGAGATCTAAAAAGATCCGGGAAAGAATTAAAACTTTGTAAACTTAAAATTTCCGAATTCTATAACCAAGCCATTCTTACTGGGAGCGCACTGGACGCGGCGGAGAATCTTGTTAAGAAGGATGATTCTACAAATCCGTATATCATTCCACTGACTCATAAGGCAAAGATCAAACCGGATTTTACAGGTTTTACCTGTCGTTGGCAAGACATTCCAAGTCATCGGGGCGAGACGGTTTCTTTTATCATTAAATTGAATCCGATTCAAACTTCTTCCGATCCCGGTTTGTTGAAGTTGATCTTAGACCAGATCGGAATTCTTCTCGGAAACGATACGCAGATTCATCCGTTGACTGAAGACGGAATCAAGGTAGATCTATCCGGCAAATATTATAACAAAGAAGCGACGGTTCACACCGGAAGTAAAAAAGGATTCTTACACTTTCTCAGATTTCTCAAAATCAAAGTCGAAGGATTTGCAGTAAACCTCGCGGTTAAGACGCAATGGAAATTCGGTCCCAAGGTCAACGGTATGGAGTTACGAGAGTTGAGGAAATCCCAAATCATTGCGTCCGACTTTCGAAAATACGACGGAACCTTAAAGATGGTAGTCGCTTGTGATACGAAGTCGAGAGAAGCATTCATCGATTTTTTGCAAGGGCTTTACAAAGAAGGAAAGTTGTATTTCGGTTATCATATTTCAGACCGCGCCCTTATGACGTGCGCGTTGCATGAAGGATCCGTAAGAGAAGTGCATTTCGTGGATTCTGCGGACGGCGGTTATGCTCTCGCGGCAATTCAGCTCAAAGAGCAAATTCGTTTAGGAAGCTGA